A genomic region of Candidatus Eisenbacteria bacterium contains the following coding sequences:
- a CDS encoding sensor domain-containing diguanylate cyclase — MDDLAGDELFFATLQEITSLINGGRAQETIFESVLSCALRMLHAQAVFLITVDGGRIRKFARRVSPEGHLHEVERYELPSHAGISRWVLLEGQPVHVPDVGTDPRYHPSVDSLPGIRTSAVLAAPLKVRDAVLGVLVAVNRFEETSFDARHLRILTLLANQTAIAIENGKLYRRAEQLAVTDDLTQVYNYRFLKMALRREVKRAARFAQNFSVLMIDVDNLKRYNDQNGHLRGSEVLRMVAQILTREARSIDLVAKYGGDEFVIILPQTEREGARVLAERIKQSVETTAFPLVPPGVITVSLGLATYPENGFTAGELLESADVALYGAKESGKNRVSSAASDGPARRAGAPSKPESL, encoded by the coding sequence ATGGACGACCTCGCGGGTGACGAGCTGTTTTTTGCCACCCTCCAGGAAATTACCAGCCTCATCAACGGCGGGCGTGCTCAGGAGACGATCTTCGAGTCCGTCCTGAGCTGCGCCCTGCGGATGCTGCACGCCCAGGCGGTCTTCCTGATCACGGTGGACGGCGGCAGGATCCGGAAGTTCGCGCGGCGCGTCTCGCCCGAAGGGCACCTCCACGAGGTCGAGCGTTACGAGCTTCCGAGCCACGCCGGGATCTCGCGCTGGGTGCTCCTCGAGGGGCAGCCGGTGCACGTTCCCGACGTCGGCACCGACCCGCGCTATCACCCGAGCGTGGACTCGCTCCCCGGGATCCGGACCTCCGCGGTCCTCGCGGCGCCGCTCAAGGTGCGCGACGCGGTCCTCGGCGTGCTCGTCGCGGTGAACCGGTTCGAGGAGACGTCCTTCGACGCGCGGCACCTTCGCATCCTCACCCTCCTCGCGAACCAGACGGCCATCGCGATCGAGAACGGGAAGCTCTACCGTCGCGCGGAACAGCTCGCGGTGACGGACGATCTCACGCAGGTCTACAACTACCGCTTCCTCAAGATGGCGCTCCGCCGCGAGGTGAAGCGCGCGGCCAGATTCGCTCAGAACTTCTCGGTGCTCATGATCGACGTGGACAATCTCAAGCGGTACAACGACCAGAACGGGCACCTGCGCGGAAGCGAGGTGCTCCGCATGGTGGCGCAGATCCTGACGCGCGAGGCGCGGTCGATCGATCTCGTGGCCAAGTACGGCGGCGACGAGTTCGTGATCATCCTGCCGCAGACCGAGCGCGAAGGTGCGCGGGTGCTGGCCGAGCGCATCAAGCAGTCCGTCGAGACCACCGCGTTTCCGCTCGTCCCGCCCGGCGTGATCACCGTGAGCCTGGGCCTCGCGACCTACCCGGAGAACGGCTTCACCGCCGGCGAGCTCCTCGAGTCCGCCGACGTCGCGCTCTACGGCGCCAAGGAATCGGGGAAGAACCGCGTCTCCTCGGCGGCCTCCGACGGTCCGGCGCGTCGCGCGGGCGCTCCGTCGAAGCCGGAATCGCTTTGA